The Pseudomonas orientalis genome contains a region encoding:
- a CDS encoding MFS transporter — MSSVPASSAQPSRPLTRNDYKTLSLSALGGALEFYDFIIFVFFATVVGKLFFPVDMPEWLRMMQTFGIFAAGYLARPLGGIIMAHFGDLLGRKKMFTLSIFMMAVPTLIMGLLPTYAQIGLWAPLLLLLMRVIQGAAIGGEVPGASVFVSEHVPPRHIGYACGTLTSGLTAGILLGSLVATAINTAYTPEQVSDYAWRIPFLLGGVFGLLSVYLRRWLHETPIFAEMQHRKTLAAELPLRAVLRDHRGAIVLSMLLTWLLSAGVVVVILMTPTVLQTVYHFSPTVALQANSLAIVTLSLGCIASGALADRFGAGRVLVTGCALLLATSWTLYHSLMAHPDWLFPLYALTGLFVGTIGVVPYVMVKAFPPVVRFSGLSFSYNVAYAVFGGLTPLAVSLLMKESPMGPAYYVAALCVMGMVVGGYLWKRSR; from the coding sequence ATGTCCTCCGTGCCCGCAAGCAGTGCGCAACCGTCGCGCCCGCTGACCCGCAACGACTACAAAACCCTGTCGCTGTCTGCCTTGGGCGGGGCGCTGGAATTCTACGACTTCATCATTTTCGTATTTTTCGCTACCGTGGTCGGGAAACTGTTCTTCCCCGTCGACATGCCCGAATGGCTGCGCATGATGCAGACCTTCGGCATCTTCGCCGCCGGCTACCTGGCTCGCCCGCTGGGCGGCATCATCATGGCGCACTTCGGCGACCTGCTGGGCCGCAAGAAAATGTTCACCCTGAGCATCTTCATGATGGCCGTGCCGACCTTGATCATGGGGCTGCTGCCGACCTACGCGCAGATCGGCCTGTGGGCACCGCTCCTGCTGCTGCTGATGCGCGTGATCCAGGGCGCGGCGATCGGCGGCGAGGTACCGGGCGCCTCGGTATTCGTCTCCGAACATGTCCCGCCACGTCACATCGGCTACGCCTGCGGCACCCTGACCAGCGGCCTCACCGCCGGTATTTTGCTGGGATCGCTGGTAGCCACCGCGATTAATACGGCCTATACCCCGGAGCAGGTCTCCGATTACGCCTGGCGAATCCCGTTCCTGCTCGGCGGTGTGTTCGGCCTGCTGTCGGTGTACCTGCGCCGCTGGCTGCATGAAACACCGATCTTCGCCGAGATGCAGCACCGCAAGACCCTGGCCGCCGAACTGCCGTTGCGCGCGGTACTGCGTGACCACCGTGGCGCCATTGTGCTGTCGATGCTGCTGACCTGGCTGCTGTCGGCCGGCGTCGTGGTGGTCATCCTGATGACCCCGACCGTGCTGCAGACCGTCTACCACTTCAGCCCCACGGTTGCGTTGCAGGCCAACAGCCTGGCCATCGTGACCCTGAGCCTGGGTTGCATTGCCTCGGGTGCCCTGGCCGACCGTTTTGGTGCCGGGCGTGTGCTGGTCACCGGTTGCGCGTTGTTGCTGGCCACTTCCTGGACGCTGTACCACAGCCTCATGGCCCACCCGGACTGGCTCTTCCCGCTGTACGCCTTGACCGGCCTGTTTGTCGGCACCATCGGTGTGGTGCCCTACGTGATGGTCAAAGCCTTCCCGCCGGTGGTGCGTTTCAGCGGCCTGTCGTTCTCCTACAACGTGGCCTACGCCGTGTTTGGCGGGCTGACGCCATTGGCGGTGTCGCTGCTGATGAAGGAAAGCCCGATGGGCCCGGCCTACTATGTCGCTGCCCTGTGTGTGATGGGGATGGTGGTGGGCGGGTATCTGTGGAAACGTTCCCGCTAA
- a CDS encoding acyl-CoA thioesterase, with amino-acid sequence MIELEQEDPIPQGDLALQITALPRETNGFGDIFGGWLVAQMDLAGTAMASKVAGGRVATVAIDRMAFLVPVAVGAQLSFYTQALEIGRSSIQMMVEVWSDDPLSSEWRKVTEAVFVFVAIDGSGRTRSVPSRAR; translated from the coding sequence ATGATCGAACTCGAACAAGAAGATCCTATCCCGCAAGGCGATCTCGCCCTGCAAATCACTGCACTTCCACGTGAAACCAACGGTTTTGGCGATATCTTCGGTGGCTGGCTGGTCGCGCAGATGGACCTGGCCGGCACGGCAATGGCCAGTAAGGTGGCCGGCGGACGTGTAGCCACCGTGGCCATTGATCGCATGGCATTCCTGGTCCCGGTCGCGGTGGGCGCGCAGTTGTCCTTCTATACCCAGGCCCTGGAAATCGGCCGCAGCTCGATCCAGATGATGGTCGAAGTGTGGAGCGACGACCCGCTGTCCAGCGAATGGCGCAAGGTGACAGAGGCGGTGTTCGTGTTCGTCGCCATCGACGGCAGCGGCCGCACGCGCTCGGTTCCGTCGCGCGCGCGTTAA
- a CDS encoding D-hexose-6-phosphate mutarotase — protein MPTPHVETVKIDELDCWRIRHNGAELRVAQQGAHLFSYQRDGEQPLIWPNPEAVFKQGKGIRTGVPVCWPWFGVFERNPQSVKAMRQSDQPAGAHGFVRTALWELAATRLEGQALRVDLALPVPAGGFPGWPHQVDLRLSLVLDDQLHIHLTSHNRGTDTVTFSQALHTYFAVSDVRNVQVEGVEGATYIDTADGWTEKTQSGLLHFSAETDRIYLDTPARLSILDKDWQRRIQLTSEGSKSTVIWNPWTERAKAFDDMADDGWQGMLCIETANVLDDVVALAPGESHTLGVSIASIPL, from the coding sequence ATGCCGACGCCCCACGTTGAAACCGTGAAAATCGACGAGCTGGACTGCTGGCGCATCCGCCACAACGGCGCCGAATTGAGGGTGGCCCAACAGGGCGCGCATCTCTTCAGTTACCAGCGCGATGGCGAGCAGCCGCTGATCTGGCCGAACCCCGAGGCGGTGTTCAAGCAGGGCAAAGGCATTCGTACCGGCGTCCCGGTGTGCTGGCCGTGGTTTGGTGTATTCGAGCGCAACCCGCAGAGCGTCAAGGCGATGCGCCAAAGCGATCAGCCGGCCGGCGCCCACGGTTTTGTGCGGACGGCGTTGTGGGAATTAGCCGCAACCAGGCTTGAAGGCCAGGCGTTGCGGGTGGACCTTGCGCTGCCCGTACCGGCAGGCGGTTTTCCTGGCTGGCCTCATCAGGTCGACTTGAGGTTGAGCCTGGTGCTGGACGACCAGCTGCATATCCACCTCACCAGCCATAACCGCGGCACTGACACCGTGACCTTCAGTCAGGCATTGCACACCTACTTCGCCGTCAGCGATGTGCGCAACGTGCAGGTCGAAGGCGTGGAGGGGGCGACCTATATCGATACCGCCGATGGCTGGACCGAGAAAACCCAGTCCGGCCTGCTGCACTTCAGTGCCGAGACTGACCGTATCTACCTCGATACACCGGCCCGCCTGAGCATCCTCGACAAGGACTGGCAGCGTCGCATCCAGCTCACCAGTGAAGGGTCGAAATCGACCGTGATCTGGAACCCATGGACCGAACGCGCCAAGGCCTTCGATGACATGGCCGACGATGGCTGGCAGGGGATGTTGTGCATCGAGACGGCGAATGTGCTGGACGACGTGGTGGCGTTGGCACCCGGCGAAAGCCACACCCTGGGCGTGAGCATCGCCAGCATTCCTTTGTAA
- a CDS encoding DUF3299 domain-containing protein, giving the protein MRRLLLTLLLLGSGLAHAGELPETDWLELMPLSDQKALEAMPEIDHNSPEAQGTFTDKGGLKQSKGLPAVMYSTKTVAAMNGKHIRIGGYPVPLETDAKGRSTLFFLVPYPGACIHVPPPPPNQLVLVRYPKGLKLDDIYTPLWVTGTLKVEKVNNDLADAAYALDAGKVRVVKESDL; this is encoded by the coding sequence ATGCGCCGTCTTCTGTTGACTCTCCTCTTGCTGGGCTCAGGCCTGGCCCACGCCGGCGAACTGCCGGAAACCGACTGGCTCGAGCTGATGCCGCTGTCGGATCAGAAAGCCCTCGAAGCCATGCCCGAGATCGATCACAACTCGCCCGAAGCCCAAGGCACCTTTACCGACAAGGGTGGCCTGAAGCAGAGCAAAGGCTTGCCGGCGGTGATGTATTCCACCAAGACCGTGGCGGCCATGAACGGCAAGCACATCCGTATCGGCGGCTACCCGGTGCCGTTGGAAACCGATGCCAAGGGCCGCAGCACCCTGTTCTTTCTCGTGCCGTACCCCGGCGCGTGTATCCATGTGCCGCCACCGCCGCCCAACCAACTGGTGCTGGTGCGCTATCCCAAGGGGCTGAAGCTGGATGATATCTACACGCCGCTGTGGGTGACCGGAACCTTGAAGGTGGAGAAGGTGAATAACGACCTGGCGGACGCGGCGTATGCGCTGGATGCAGGGAAGGTGCGGGTGGTGAAGGAGTCCGATCTCTAA
- a CDS encoding GlsB/YeaQ/YmgE family stress response membrane protein codes for MGIIGTIFIGLIVGLLARFLKPGDDSMGWIMTILLGIAGSLAATYGGQALGIYQAGQGAGFIGALVGAIVLLVIYGLIKRK; via the coding sequence ATGGGTATCATCGGAACCATCTTTATCGGCTTGATCGTCGGCCTGCTGGCGCGTTTCCTCAAGCCTGGCGACGACAGCATGGGCTGGATCATGACCATCCTGCTGGGTATCGCCGGCTCCCTGGCTGCAACCTACGGTGGCCAGGCGCTGGGGATCTACCAGGCCGGTCAAGGCGCAGGCTTTATCGGTGCGCTGGTCGGTGCGATCGTGCTGCTGGTCATCTACGGCCTGATCAAAAGAAAGTAA
- a CDS encoding 5-(carboxyamino)imidazole ribonucleotide synthase, whose protein sequence is MKIGVIGGGQLGRMLALAGTPLGMNFAFLDPAPDACAAALGEHLRADYSDPDHLRQLADEVDLVTFEFESVPAETVAFLSQFVPVYPSAEALRIARDRWFEKSMFKDLGIPTPAFADIQSQADLDAAVASIGLPAVLKTRTLGYDGKGQKVLRTAADVVGTFAELGSVACLLEGFVPFTGEVSLIAVRARDGETRFYPLVHNTHVNGILKVSVASTDHPLQALAEDYSSRVLKQLDYVGVMAFEFFEVDGGLKANEIAPRVHNSGHWTTEGAECSQFENHLRAVAGLPLGSTAKVGESAMLNFIGVVPPVERVMAIDDCHVHHYGKAFKAGRKVGHANLRCKDRATLQAQILKVETLIAEQ, encoded by the coding sequence ATGAAAATCGGTGTAATCGGTGGCGGCCAACTGGGCCGCATGCTGGCTCTGGCGGGTACCCCGCTGGGGATGAACTTCGCTTTCCTGGACCCGGCGCCGGACGCTTGCGCTGCGGCTCTGGGTGAACATCTGCGCGCTGACTACAGCGACCCGGATCATTTGCGCCAACTGGCCGATGAAGTCGACCTGGTGACCTTCGAATTCGAAAGCGTCCCGGCTGAAACCGTGGCCTTCCTGTCGCAATTCGTGCCGGTGTACCCGAGCGCCGAAGCCCTGCGCATCGCGCGCGACCGCTGGTTCGAAAAGAGCATGTTCAAGGACCTGGGCATTCCGACCCCGGCCTTCGCCGATATCCAGTCCCAGGCGGACCTGGACGCCGCCGTCGCCAGCATCGGCCTGCCGGCCGTACTGAAAACCCGCACCCTGGGGTATGACGGCAAGGGCCAGAAAGTGCTGCGTACCGCGGCCGATGTGGTCGGTACCTTCGCCGAGCTGGGCAGCGTCGCCTGCCTGCTGGAAGGCTTCGTGCCGTTCACCGGTGAAGTCTCGCTGATCGCCGTGCGTGCCCGTGATGGCGAAACCCGCTTCTATCCGTTGGTGCACAACACCCACGTCAACGGCATCCTGAAAGTGTCTGTGGCCAGCACTGACCACCCGCTGCAGGCCCTGGCCGAAGACTATTCGAGCCGTGTGCTCAAGCAGCTGGATTACGTCGGCGTGATGGCGTTCGAGTTCTTTGAAGTCGACGGTGGCCTCAAAGCCAACGAAATCGCCCCGCGCGTGCACAACTCCGGGCACTGGACCACCGAGGGCGCCGAGTGCAGCCAGTTCGAAAACCACCTGCGGGCGGTCGCGGGCTTGCCATTGGGCTCCACGGCCAAGGTTGGCGAGAGCGCCATGCTCAACTTCATCGGCGTGGTGCCGCCGGTTGAGCGAGTCATGGCGATCGACGATTGCCATGTGCATCACTACGGCAAGGCCTTCAAGGCAGGGCGCAAGGTGGGTCACGCCAACCTGCGCTGCAAGGACCGCGCGACCCTGCAGGCGCAGATCCTCAAGGTCGAAACGCTGATCGCCGAACAATAA
- the purE gene encoding 5-(carboxyamino)imidazole ribonucleotide mutase, whose protein sequence is MSALVGVIMGSKSDWSTLSHTADMLEKLGIPYEVKVVSAHRTPDLLFQYADEAESRGIEVIIAGAGGAAHLPGMCAAKTHLPVLGVPVQSSMLSGVDSLLSIVQMPAGIPVATLAIGKAGAINAALLSASILGAKHPQFHAVLKKFRAEQTDSVLDNPDPRIA, encoded by the coding sequence ATGAGTGCATTGGTTGGCGTGATCATGGGCTCCAAGTCCGATTGGTCCACCCTTAGCCACACCGCCGATATGCTGGAAAAACTCGGCATTCCGTACGAAGTGAAGGTGGTCTCCGCCCACCGCACTCCGGACTTGCTGTTCCAGTATGCCGATGAAGCAGAATCCCGTGGCATCGAGGTGATCATCGCCGGTGCCGGCGGTGCGGCGCACTTGCCAGGCATGTGCGCAGCCAAGACTCACCTGCCCGTGCTGGGTGTACCGGTGCAGTCATCGATGCTCTCGGGCGTGGATTCGCTGTTGTCCATCGTGCAGATGCCGGCCGGCATTCCGGTGGCAACCCTGGCGATCGGCAAGGCCGGCGCGATCAACGCCGCGTTGTTGTCCGCCAGTATTCTGGGCGCCAAGCATCCGCAGTTCCATGCGGTGCTGAAAAAATTCCGTGCTGAGCAGACAGACAGCGTGCTGGACAATCCAGACCCACGCATCGCCTGA
- a CDS encoding reprolysin-like metallopeptidase, with product MTQTIEGTSKKDVTIIAVIHDDVAQPKRKTIYADYFHAVVKELESFAERKINVVFAQGEPQSSMEYKGDVFDDAATRWETVGAQVLEKMTNDGLETNELTKVVLVTNDKLNDKVLGVASTYGETKGGTFAIASLVSPGVVAHEIGHLLGAKHDDSEVHIKRRWAGGLKLLDAWWLFGSWYEDIETYTYMAPHSSSSSTYTFSPANRQNIKNYLASKD from the coding sequence ATGACTCAGACAATCGAAGGCACATCCAAAAAAGACGTTACTATTATCGCTGTTATTCATGATGACGTGGCGCAGCCAAAACGAAAAACCATTTACGCTGATTATTTTCACGCAGTCGTAAAAGAGCTGGAAAGCTTCGCAGAGCGGAAAATCAATGTCGTCTTCGCGCAGGGCGAGCCCCAAAGCAGCATGGAATACAAAGGCGACGTTTTTGATGATGCTGCAACACGCTGGGAAACTGTCGGCGCTCAAGTTCTCGAAAAAATGACGAACGACGGCTTAGAAACCAATGAGTTGACAAAAGTCGTTCTCGTTACCAACGACAAATTAAACGATAAAGTTTTAGGCGTCGCGAGCACATATGGGGAAACCAAAGGCGGAACTTTCGCCATCGCATCATTGGTCTCGCCAGGAGTCGTCGCGCATGAGATCGGTCATTTATTAGGGGCCAAACATGACGACTCTGAAGTGCATATCAAGCGCCGCTGGGCCGGTGGCCTTAAGCTCCTCGACGCTTGGTGGCTATTCGGAAGCTGGTACGAGGATATTGAGACTTATACCTATATGGCACCCCACAGTAGCAGTTCCAGCACTTACACTTTCAGCCCCGCCAACCGGCAAAATATTAAGAATTATCTAGCCAGTAAAGATTAA
- a CDS encoding LysR substrate-binding domain-containing protein gives MNLESKWLEDFSALAATRSFSQAAERRFVTQPAFSRRIRSLEAALGLTLVNRSRTPVELTAAGQLFLVTARTVVEQLGEVLRHLHHLEGGQGEVMQVAAAHSLALGFFPRWIAQLRNEGLNIATRLVATNVGDAVHALREGGCDLMLAFYDPDAAMQMDAEIFPSLHLGNTEMLPVCAADADGKPLFDLEGEGSVPLLAYSAGAFLGRSVNLLLRQRALRFTTIYETAMADSLKSMALEGLGIAWVPQLSVRAELARGELVVCGGSQWHVPLEIRLYRCALVRKANVRLLWRKLESGIAVSSSA, from the coding sequence ATGAACCTTGAGAGCAAATGGCTGGAAGACTTCAGCGCCCTGGCGGCGACGCGCAGCTTTTCCCAGGCGGCGGAGCGGCGCTTTGTCACCCAGCCGGCGTTCAGTCGACGTATTCGCAGCCTGGAAGCGGCGCTGGGGCTGACCCTGGTCAATCGCTCACGCACGCCGGTGGAGCTGACGGCGGCGGGGCAATTGTTCCTGGTCACCGCGCGCACGGTGGTCGAGCAACTCGGTGAAGTGCTGCGCCATTTGCATCATCTGGAAGGCGGCCAGGGGGAGGTCATGCAGGTGGCGGCGGCTCACTCCCTGGCATTGGGTTTTTTCCCGCGCTGGATCGCCCAACTGCGCAACGAAGGTTTGAACATCGCCACGCGGCTGGTCGCCACCAACGTCGGTGATGCCGTGCACGCCCTGCGCGAAGGCGGCTGCGACCTGATGCTGGCGTTCTACGACCCGGATGCCGCGATGCAGATGGACGCCGAGATCTTTCCCTCGCTGCACCTGGGCAACACCGAAATGCTCCCGGTGTGCGCCGCCGATGCCGACGGCAAGCCGCTGTTCGACCTGGAAGGTGAGGGCAGTGTGCCGCTGCTGGCCTACAGCGCCGGGGCGTTCCTTGGCCGCTCGGTGAATCTGCTGCTGCGCCAGCGCGCCCTGCGCTTCACCACCATCTATGAAACCGCCATGGCCGACAGCCTCAAGAGCATGGCGCTGGAAGGGCTGGGCATCGCCTGGGTGCCGCAGTTGAGCGTGCGGGCGGAACTGGCCCGTGGCGAACTGGTGGTGTGCGGCGGGTCGCAATGGCATGTGCCACTGGAGATTCGCTTGTATCGCTGCGCGTTGGTGCGCAAGGCGAATGTGCGGTTGTTGTGGCGCAAGCTCGAGAGTGGCATCGCAGTAAGCTCCTCCGCATGA
- the aspA gene encoding aspartate ammonia-lyase: MSSAASFRTEKDLLGVLEVPAQAYYGIQTLRAVNNFRLSGVPISHYPKLVVGLAMVKQAAADANRELGQLSEAKHAAISEACARLIRGDFHEEFVVDMIQGGAGTSTNMNANEVIANIALEAMGHQKGEYQYLHPNNDVNMAQSTNDAYPTAIRLGLLLGHDALLASLDSLIQAFAAKGVEFGHVLKMGRTQLQDAVPMTLGQEFRAFATTLSEDLARLKTLAPELLTEVNLGGTAIGTGINADPRYQALAVQRLATISGQPLVPAADLIEATSDMGAFVLFSGMLKRTAVKLSKICNDLRLLSSGPRTGINEINLPARQPGSSIMPGKVNPVIPEAVNQVAFQVIGNDLALTMAAEGGQLQLNVMEPLIAFKIFDSIRLLQRAMDMLREHCIVGITANEARCRELVEHSIGLVTALNPYIGYENATRIARIALESGRGVLELVREEGLLDDAMLDDILRPENMIAPRLVPLKA, from the coding sequence ATGTCCTCTGCTGCATCTTTCCGTACCGAAAAAGACCTGCTTGGCGTACTCGAAGTACCTGCCCAAGCGTATTACGGCATCCAGACCCTGCGAGCGGTGAACAACTTCCGCCTCTCGGGCGTTCCGATTTCGCATTACCCGAAATTGGTGGTCGGTCTGGCAATGGTCAAGCAAGCAGCAGCGGACGCCAACCGCGAACTGGGCCAGCTCAGCGAAGCCAAGCACGCGGCCATCAGCGAAGCGTGCGCCCGCCTGATTCGCGGCGATTTCCACGAAGAGTTCGTGGTGGACATGATTCAAGGCGGCGCCGGCACTTCCACCAACATGAATGCCAACGAAGTGATCGCCAACATCGCGCTGGAGGCCATGGGCCATCAGAAGGGTGAGTACCAGTACCTGCACCCCAACAACGATGTGAACATGGCGCAGTCGACCAACGACGCCTACCCGACCGCGATCCGTCTGGGTCTGCTGCTGGGCCATGACGCGCTGCTGGCCAGCCTCGACAGCCTGATCCAGGCCTTCGCCGCCAAAGGTGTCGAGTTCGGGCATGTGTTGAAAATGGGCCGCACCCAACTGCAAGACGCCGTGCCGATGACCCTCGGCCAGGAATTCCGTGCCTTCGCCACCACCCTGAGCGAAGACCTGGCCCGCCTGAAAACCCTGGCGCCGGAGCTGCTCACCGAAGTGAACCTGGGCGGCACCGCCATCGGCACCGGCATCAACGCCGACCCACGCTACCAGGCCCTGGCCGTACAACGCCTGGCCACCATCAGCGGCCAGCCGCTGGTACCGGCGGCCGACCTGATCGAAGCCACCTCCGACATGGGCGCCTTCGTGCTGTTCTCCGGCATGCTCAAGCGTACCGCGGTGAAGCTGTCGAAGATCTGCAACGACCTGCGCCTGCTGTCCAGCGGCCCACGCACCGGCATCAATGAGATCAACCTGCCGGCGCGCCAGCCAGGCAGCTCGATCATGCCCGGCAAGGTCAACCCGGTGATCCCGGAAGCCGTCAACCAGGTGGCCTTCCAGGTGATCGGCAACGATTTGGCCCTGACCATGGCAGCTGAAGGCGGCCAACTGCAACTGAACGTGATGGAGCCGCTGATCGCCTTCAAGATCTTCGACTCGATCCGCCTGCTGCAACGCGCCATGGACATGCTGCGCGAACACTGCATCGTCGGCATCACCGCCAACGAAGCGCGCTGCCGCGAGCTGGTGGAACACTCCATCGGCCTGGTCACCGCGCTGAACCCCTACATCGGCTATGAAAACGCCACCCGCATTGCGCGAATCGCCCTTGAAAGCGGTCGCGGTGTGCTGGAACTGGTGCGTGAAGAAGGCTTGCTCGACGACGCCATGCTCGACGACATCCTGCGCCCCGAAAACATGATCGCTCCACGCTTGGTCCCGCTGAAGGCCTAA
- a CDS encoding alanine/glycine:cation symporter family protein yields the protein MLEVINDFLSGKVLIVLIVGLGGYFTIRSRFVQLRHFFHMFSVFKDSLKSSSGQLSSFQALMLSLAGRVGAGNIAGVGIAVTLGGPGAVFWMWVTALVGMSSSFIECSLGQLYKRTDAEGAYRGGPAYYIQHGLHKRWLGMVMAFLLLVTFGFAFNGLQAHAVTHSLNNAFGLDTTYTGLALAVLLGLVFIGGIKRIASIADLLVPVKTLVYIAVTLYVIVLQFDHVPAMLATIVKSAFGLDQAFGGLVGSAIIMGVKRGVFANEAGLGSAPNVAAVASVEHPIAQGVVQAFSVFLDTFVICTCTALLILLSGFYTPGFEGDGIALTQNSLAAVVGDWGRMFISVALALFVFTSIMYNYYLGESNLRFLVGNNRKVLMGYRALVLVLIFWGSIENLSTVFAFADITMTMLAFVNLFALAFLFKIAMRILNDYDNQRAAGIKTPVFDSSQFPDLDLDRKAWPANPVKTEAAPAAELSAQAQR from the coding sequence ATGCTCGAAGTCATCAACGACTTCCTCTCAGGGAAAGTACTGATCGTGCTCATTGTCGGGCTCGGCGGTTATTTCACGATCCGCTCGCGTTTCGTTCAATTGCGTCACTTTTTCCACATGTTCTCGGTGTTTAAAGACAGCCTGAAAAGCAGCTCCGGCCAACTCAGCTCGTTCCAGGCGCTGATGCTCAGCCTGGCCGGCCGTGTGGGCGCCGGTAACATCGCAGGCGTCGGCATTGCCGTGACCCTGGGTGGCCCGGGCGCCGTGTTCTGGATGTGGGTCACCGCGTTGGTGGGCATGTCCTCGAGCTTTATCGAGTGCTCCCTGGGTCAGCTGTACAAGCGCACCGATGCAGAAGGTGCCTACCGTGGCGGCCCGGCCTATTACATCCAGCACGGCCTGCACAAACGCTGGCTGGGGATGGTCATGGCGTTCCTGCTGCTGGTGACCTTCGGTTTTGCCTTCAACGGCCTGCAAGCCCACGCGGTTACCCACTCGCTGAATAATGCCTTTGGCCTCGACACCACCTACACCGGCCTGGCGCTGGCGGTGTTGCTGGGCCTGGTGTTCATTGGCGGGATCAAGCGTATCGCCTCGATCGCCGACCTGCTGGTGCCGGTCAAGACCCTGGTATACATCGCCGTGACCCTGTACGTGATCGTGCTGCAATTCGACCATGTGCCAGCCATGCTCGCGACCATCGTCAAGAGCGCCTTCGGCCTCGACCAAGCCTTCGGTGGCCTGGTGGGCAGCGCGATCATCATGGGTGTAAAGCGCGGCGTGTTCGCCAACGAAGCAGGCCTGGGCAGTGCGCCTAACGTGGCGGCAGTGGCGTCGGTAGAACACCCGATCGCCCAGGGCGTGGTGCAGGCATTCAGCGTGTTCCTCGACACCTTCGTGATCTGCACCTGCACCGCGTTGCTGATCCTGCTGTCCGGCTTCTACACCCCGGGTTTTGAAGGCGACGGCATTGCCCTGACCCAGAACTCCCTGGCGGCGGTAGTGGGTGACTGGGGCCGCATGTTCATCTCGGTGGCCCTGGCGTTGTTCGTGTTCACCTCGATCATGTACAACTACTATTTGGGCGAGAGCAACCTGCGCTTCCTGGTCGGCAACAACCGCAAGGTGCTGATGGGTTATCGCGCGTTGGTGCTGGTGCTGATTTTCTGGGGCTCCATCGAGAACCTGAGCACGGTGTTCGCCTTCGCCGACATCACCATGACCATGCTCGCGTTCGTCAACCTGTTCGCCCTGGCGTTCCTGTTCAAGATCGCCATGCGCATCCTGAACGACTATGACAACCAACGCGCGGCGGGCATCAAGACCCCGGTGTTCGATTCCAGCCAGTTTCCTGACCTGGACCTGGACCGCAAGGCCTGGCCAGCGAACCCGGTGAAAACCGAAGCGGCCCCGGCAGCTGAACTGAGCGCTCAAGCGCAACGTTGA